TTAATTGTGGTTGATACACCTCCGGCATTGCGTTCAGAAGCTCTACAGGCGGTTATTTCTTCTGCTGATTACTTGGTTTTGCCTACGCCTCCCGCAGCGATGGATTTAACGGCACTGATTGAAACGGTGAGAACAGCAGTGATGCCTTTTAAGATCGCCCATCGGGTATTATTAACTAAGGTGGACTCCCGCAGTTTAAAGGAAACCCTAGAGGCTCAAAATACCCTTTTAGAGTTAGGCATTCCCGCTTGTCATGCCTTTGTACGTCAATATAAAGCTCATGAACGGGCTGTTTTAGACGGGGTTCCTATTACAGAATGGCACGGCAAAAATGCGAAGGAAGCTCAAGCAGACTATCGCCGTGTGGTAGAAGAATTACAACGAGATTGGAATAAATTATGACAAAACAACGATTATCTGATTTAATTCGCAACGAAGCGACACAAAATCCTAAACTTGAAACTTTGGTTTCTCAAGGGGTTCAGGAAACCTTAGAAACCGTTGATATTTCTGCAAATTCTTCTAGCAGTCGTAGTCGTATGACGAAAGCACAACTTGATGAGCTTGTGAGTGAATTAACAACGACTTTGGACGCTGAAAAAGAGCGAGTTAATACTTTACAAACTGAGATTAATACTTTAGAAACTACTGTTAAACAACAAGATGAATTAGTCAGTCATCTTCAAGAGCAATTAACCCAAGTGGAACAACATAAAACTGAAGTT
The Crocosphaera sp. UHCC 0190 DNA segment above includes these coding regions:
- a CDS encoding ParA family protein, which codes for MSQGNSSKRSDSSSTTVVAIINGKGGVGKTTTAVNIAAILAEKHNVLFVDADPQASATWWTQRHKEGVNFDLTEETNPTLLEKLRQIQDYDLIVVDTPPALRSEALQAVISSADYLVLPTPPAAMDLTALIETVRTAVMPFKIAHRVLLTKVDSRSLKETLEAQNTLLELGIPACHAFVRQYKAHERAVLDGVPITEWHGKNAKEAQADYRRVVEELQRDWNKL